In Luteibacter mycovicinus, a genomic segment contains:
- a CDS encoding MATE family efflux transporter, whose translation MTPPRGALTEGPIARTLLLFSLPILGANVLQSLNASVNAIWVGHFLGESAFAATSNANLILFFLLGVVFGVGMATTIMVGQTLGAHDVPEARRVVGTGLGFFVVLSVLVALGGFIATPLMLRAMGTPHDALPFATDYLRIIFVALPAMYLYTFLMMTLRGAGDSRTPFAFMLVSVVLDVALNPLFIFGLGPVPAMGIAGSAVATLIAQVVSLLALIAWLYHRKHFLCIHRHELRLLIPEPVLLRQLVMKGLPMGAQMIVISSSAIIMMSLVNRHGSQTTAAYGAAAQLWTYIQMPALAIGSAVSSMVAQNVGAKRWDRVAGIGRAGVLTNFTLTGTLVLVIYLFNRTALALFLGEDSSAIGIAQHLNHIVVWSFLLFGVTFVMFGVVRATGAVMLPLIVLVISMWLVRYPFAALLEPRWGADAIWWSFPVGSLVSIAITTVYYRRGSWKKAHMLPATPASVGASPAGDGSLP comes from the coding sequence ATGACGCCGCCGCGTGGCGCGCTGACGGAAGGGCCGATTGCCAGGACCCTGCTGCTCTTTTCCCTGCCTATCCTGGGCGCCAACGTCTTGCAGTCGCTGAACGCATCGGTGAATGCGATCTGGGTGGGGCACTTTCTCGGCGAGTCAGCGTTCGCGGCCACCTCCAATGCCAACCTGATCCTGTTCTTCCTGCTCGGAGTCGTCTTCGGCGTCGGCATGGCGACGACCATCATGGTGGGCCAGACGCTCGGCGCGCACGACGTGCCCGAGGCGCGGCGTGTGGTGGGCACCGGTCTCGGTTTCTTCGTCGTGCTGTCGGTGCTCGTCGCGCTGGGCGGTTTCATCGCGACACCGCTCATGCTGCGCGCCATGGGCACGCCGCACGATGCGCTGCCGTTCGCGACCGACTACCTGCGCATCATCTTCGTCGCTCTGCCGGCGATGTATCTGTACACGTTTCTGATGATGACGCTGCGCGGTGCGGGCGACTCACGCACGCCCTTCGCCTTCATGCTGGTTTCGGTCGTGCTCGACGTCGCGCTGAATCCGCTCTTCATCTTCGGCCTGGGACCGGTCCCCGCGATGGGTATCGCGGGCTCCGCCGTGGCCACCCTGATCGCGCAGGTCGTTTCGTTGCTGGCGCTGATCGCGTGGCTTTATCACCGCAAGCACTTTCTCTGCATTCACCGGCACGAACTGCGCCTGCTGATTCCGGAACCCGTCCTGCTCAGGCAGCTGGTGATGAAGGGCCTGCCGATGGGTGCGCAGATGATCGTCATCTCGTCCTCGGCGATCATCATGATGTCGCTGGTCAACCGCCACGGCTCGCAGACCACGGCGGCTTATGGCGCGGCGGCCCAGTTGTGGACGTACATCCAGATGCCCGCGCTGGCGATCGGTTCGGCGGTGTCGTCGATGGTCGCGCAGAACGTGGGTGCGAAGCGCTGGGATCGCGTCGCGGGCATCGGCCGCGCAGGCGTGCTGACCAACTTCACGCTGACCGGCACGCTCGTGCTCGTCATCTACCTGTTCAACCGCACCGCGCTGGCGCTGTTCCTCGGGGAGGACAGTTCGGCCATCGGCATCGCCCAGCATCTCAACCACATCGTGGTGTGGTCGTTCCTGCTGTTCGGCGTCACCTTCGTCATGTTCGGCGTGGTGCGGGCCACGGGCGCGGTCATGCTGCCACTGATCGTGCTGGTGATATCGATGTGGCTGGTGCGCTATCCGTTTGCCGCCCTGCTGGAACCGAGGTGGGGCGCGGACGCCATCTGGTGGAGCTTTCCGGTCGGGTCGCTGGTGTCGATCGCGATTACGACGGTGTATTACCGGCGCGGAAGCTGGAAGAAGGCGCATATGCTTCCGGCGACGCCAGCTTCGGTAGGAGCCAGCCCTGCTGGCGATGGGAGCTTGCCGTAA
- a CDS encoding putative bifunctional diguanylate cyclase/phosphodiesterase yields MRARRIRLAIWAVSAVLSLGIAALVALLQSQAYSRMLATHKRQLAASAGAVVRLLDQQVNWSLGPLLALRNAVDGPDPGPLHMRLGEVQVRHPELPSFVALDGAGNVVAFTSAPWAAWRDVLDAPRQRALGASVRVAVVAGEPGRPSSVRVTVDARVAQPAAFGTVIDAERLRDAMRRTMLGSSAEIAVFSVSGQRFTSNVDRDVPGWTQGAVTLGAAGSADDDRRLGAWAVSTTYPFVARSSLDRALLRADWWRQSRETLLAALALIVLIQVFAAAFDRAYRRQSRLVDALSRSARHLGDVQRTGRIGLWESDLDTGSVVWSGQVHEITGSPHERISFDGAYRELVHPDDRPGIDAWVQRFRSEEGPFEFEHRLCREDGREVRVHLRAERITNEEGHAIVAGTITEITALHETRQRLESTDRDLAASATAYRQLLARVPLPLAIVRDGRIDYANPLAEERMGSVGHSLVGRLAASFMDEEALEALGARPPEGANIMAWLNPDHGMPFEAELALSNYRDTKGTGALVIMRDVTEQRLYEERLNHQAMHDELTGLPNRRALRERLDELVADCIRDGSGLMVLFIDLDHFKVINDALGHALGDQVLRDVTLRLGDALDGVGQVGRFGGDEFVAMLPFTCPPAEVLAVLPVIQQAIEEPLTVGGSMQRLKCSIGVAFATRDGSDADTLIRNADTAMYDAKRSGRHTWKRYSADMHATAMARLTVLTRLSGANLGHELALAWQTQHAGDDGRVIGVEALLRWPSAPADLAGNDKLVPLLEETGAIVQIGQWVLREACRQQRRVTERLGPDCRIAVNISAQQLVHSDLVAEVKLALAETGASASSLELELTESAFMQEPERAIRTLHELRAMGVSISLDDFGTGYSNLTYLSRLPLDKIKVDRHFTVSLLDDAGNASICRSIVFLARSLNLEVVAEGVETESQRRWLLAEGCVSMQGYLFSRPVPIEALELAVSDTVHMPL; encoded by the coding sequence TCCCGCATGCTGGCCACGCACAAGCGGCAGCTCGCGGCATCCGCGGGAGCCGTGGTGCGCCTGCTCGACCAACAGGTCAATTGGAGCCTTGGTCCGCTGCTCGCCCTTCGCAACGCCGTCGACGGTCCCGACCCGGGCCCGCTGCACATGCGCCTGGGGGAGGTGCAGGTGCGCCACCCGGAATTGCCATCCTTTGTCGCCCTGGATGGCGCAGGTAACGTCGTCGCCTTTACCTCGGCGCCCTGGGCGGCCTGGCGCGACGTGCTCGATGCGCCGCGGCAGCGGGCACTCGGTGCGAGCGTACGGGTGGCCGTCGTCGCCGGCGAGCCCGGTCGGCCTTCCAGCGTCCGTGTCACCGTGGACGCACGCGTCGCGCAGCCGGCCGCGTTCGGTACCGTCATCGACGCGGAGCGCCTGCGTGACGCCATGCGCCGAACCATGCTTGGGAGCAGCGCCGAGATCGCGGTGTTCTCGGTGTCCGGACAGCGGTTCACCAGCAACGTCGACCGGGACGTGCCTGGATGGACGCAAGGCGCGGTGACGCTGGGCGCCGCGGGCTCCGCGGACGATGACCGGCGGCTGGGCGCGTGGGCCGTATCGACCACCTATCCCTTCGTCGCCCGTTCCTCGCTGGACCGCGCACTCCTGCGCGCCGACTGGTGGCGCCAGTCACGGGAGACCTTGCTGGCCGCGCTGGCTCTCATCGTCCTGATCCAGGTCTTCGCGGCCGCCTTCGATCGCGCCTACCGCCGCCAGTCGCGGCTCGTCGATGCGTTGTCGCGCTCGGCCCGTCACCTGGGGGACGTGCAGCGAACGGGGCGCATCGGGCTGTGGGAGAGCGACCTCGATACGGGATCCGTCGTCTGGTCGGGCCAGGTCCACGAGATCACGGGTTCTCCTCACGAGCGCATTTCCTTCGATGGCGCCTACCGGGAACTCGTCCACCCCGACGACCGCCCCGGCATCGATGCGTGGGTTCAGCGTTTCAGATCGGAAGAGGGTCCGTTTGAATTCGAGCACCGTCTTTGCCGCGAGGACGGGCGGGAGGTGCGTGTCCATTTGCGCGCCGAACGAATCACCAACGAAGAAGGCCACGCGATCGTGGCCGGTACGATCACTGAAATTACCGCGCTGCACGAGACCCGTCAGCGCCTGGAAAGCACGGACCGCGATCTGGCCGCCAGCGCGACGGCCTACCGTCAGCTGCTGGCGCGCGTACCGTTGCCGCTCGCCATCGTCCGCGACGGGCGCATCGACTACGCCAACCCGCTGGCGGAAGAGCGGATGGGCAGCGTGGGACACAGCCTGGTCGGCCGTCTGGCGGCCAGCTTCATGGATGAGGAGGCGCTCGAAGCGCTGGGTGCGCGGCCGCCCGAAGGCGCCAACATCATGGCCTGGCTCAACCCGGATCACGGCATGCCCTTCGAGGCGGAACTGGCGCTGTCCAATTACCGCGACACGAAAGGCACCGGCGCCCTGGTGATCATGCGCGACGTGACCGAGCAGCGTCTTTACGAAGAGCGCCTCAATCATCAGGCCATGCACGACGAACTGACGGGGCTGCCCAACCGACGCGCCCTGCGCGAGCGGCTCGACGAGCTGGTGGCTGACTGCATCCGCGACGGATCAGGGCTGATGGTACTGTTCATCGACCTCGACCACTTCAAGGTGATCAACGACGCGCTCGGTCATGCGCTTGGCGATCAGGTGCTGCGCGACGTGACCTTGCGGCTTGGCGACGCGCTGGACGGTGTGGGACAGGTCGGCCGATTCGGTGGCGACGAGTTCGTGGCGATGCTCCCCTTCACCTGCCCGCCCGCCGAAGTACTTGCCGTATTGCCGGTGATCCAGCAAGCGATCGAAGAGCCGCTCACCGTCGGCGGTTCGATGCAGCGTCTGAAGTGCAGCATCGGTGTCGCCTTCGCCACGCGCGATGGCAGCGACGCGGACACGCTCATCCGTAACGCGGATACGGCCATGTACGACGCGAAGCGGTCGGGCCGTCACACCTGGAAACGCTATTCGGCGGATATGCATGCCACGGCGATGGCGCGTCTGACCGTTCTTACCCGCTTGTCCGGTGCGAACCTGGGCCATGAGCTGGCGCTGGCATGGCAGACCCAGCACGCCGGTGACGACGGGCGCGTGATCGGTGTCGAGGCGCTGCTGCGCTGGCCATCGGCGCCGGCGGACCTCGCCGGTAACGACAAGCTCGTGCCGCTCCTGGAAGAGACCGGCGCCATCGTGCAGATCGGTCAATGGGTGCTGCGTGAGGCATGCCGTCAACAGCGTCGGGTCACCGAACGGCTGGGTCCGGATTGCCGGATCGCGGTGAATATCTCGGCGCAACAGCTGGTGCACAGCGATCTGGTGGCCGAGGTCAAACTCGCGCTTGCGGAGACCGGGGCGAGTGCGTCGTCGCTCGAGCTCGAACTGACCGAAAGCGCCTTCATGCAGGAACCCGAGCGGGCCATTCGCACGTTGCACGAGTTGCGCGCGATGGGCGTGAGCATCTCGCTGGACGACTTCGGCACCGGGTATTCCAATCTCACTTACCTGTCGCGGTTGCCCCTGGACAAGATCAAGGTGGACCGTCACTTCACGGTAAGTCTGCTCGACGACGCGGGCAATGCGTCCATCTGTCGTTCGATCGTCTTTCTGGCGCGCAGCCTGAATCTCGAAGTCGTCGCCGAGGGTGTCGAGACCGAGAGCCAGCGTCGCTGGCTGCTCGCGGAGGGCTGCGTGTCCATGCAGGGATACCTGTTCTCCCGGCCGGTGCCGATCGAGGCGCTGGAGCTGGCCGTTTCCGACACCGTGCACATGCCGTTGTAA
- a CDS encoding DUF2239 family protein: MSTYTAFIATERIAHGSLAAVAERCKVRLDADPHVTPTVYDDATGRVVDIDYRGTVHDVLARLPVAEPPARRGPGRPKLGVVAREVTLLPRHWEWLAAQPGGASVALRRLVEAASREGAPADRVRAAREAVDRVMLTLAGDLPGYEEASRAFHRQDAARFTALTDAWPADVRHYVRLLVSRAGDET; the protein is encoded by the coding sequence ATGTCGACTTACACCGCTTTCATCGCTACCGAGCGCATTGCCCACGGATCGCTGGCGGCGGTCGCGGAACGCTGCAAGGTCCGCCTCGACGCCGACCCGCACGTCACGCCCACCGTCTACGACGATGCGACCGGCCGTGTCGTCGACATCGACTACCGGGGCACCGTCCACGATGTGCTTGCGCGCCTCCCCGTCGCCGAGCCGCCAGCCCGCCGTGGGCCGGGGCGTCCAAAACTTGGCGTGGTCGCCCGGGAGGTCACGCTGCTTCCGCGTCACTGGGAGTGGCTTGCGGCGCAGCCGGGCGGCGCCTCCGTGGCGCTGCGTCGTCTGGTGGAAGCGGCAAGCCGCGAGGGCGCACCGGCCGACCGCGTCCGTGCGGCGCGCGAGGCGGTCGATCGCGTCATGCTGACGCTGGCCGGCGATCTTCCCGGCTACGAGGAAGCCTCCCGCGCCTTCCACCGTCAGGACGCCGCTCGCTTCACCGCGCTGACCGACGCATGGCCGGCCGATGTACGCCACTACGTGCGCCTGCTGGTGTCGCGCGCCGGCGACGAGACATGA
- a CDS encoding LysR family transcriptional regulator has product MDHFLAIRVFGRLVETGGFGRAADALRMPKSTVTKLIQGLEAELGVRLLERTTRRVTVTTEGAAYYEHTQQLLGELDAFETTLAGGQASPVGNLRIDTGGSVAARLILPDLPDFRARYPGIRVQVGVTDRTVDLIGEGIDCAIRSTADDPNLVTKKIADASITLCATPGYFARRGTPDTPEAIERDGHEVIGYAAVRTGRPVPLRFRRDNRDVEVHVPAAIEVNESNAHTAAALAGLGIAQALAFTVAPHIARGALVSVLDDWRPTALPIYLVYPPARRHNARLRAFVDWLSEALPRRIAAAESGSVLPGDY; this is encoded by the coding sequence ATGGATCACTTCCTCGCTATCAGAGTGTTCGGGCGTCTCGTCGAGACCGGCGGCTTCGGCCGGGCGGCGGACGCCTTGCGCATGCCCAAGTCCACCGTGACCAAGCTGATCCAGGGCCTCGAGGCGGAACTGGGCGTCCGCCTTCTCGAGCGCACGACCCGGCGGGTGACGGTCACCACCGAAGGCGCCGCCTACTACGAACACACGCAGCAGTTACTGGGCGAGCTCGACGCTTTCGAGACCACGCTTGCCGGCGGTCAGGCCAGTCCCGTCGGCAACCTGCGCATCGACACGGGCGGCTCCGTCGCCGCCCGCCTGATCCTTCCGGACCTGCCCGATTTCCGTGCCCGCTATCCCGGTATTCGTGTGCAGGTCGGTGTGACCGATCGCACGGTGGACCTCATCGGCGAAGGCATCGACTGCGCGATCCGCAGCACCGCCGACGATCCGAACCTCGTGACTAAGAAGATCGCGGATGCCTCGATCACCCTCTGCGCAACGCCCGGCTACTTCGCGCGCCGCGGCACGCCCGATACACCTGAGGCGATCGAGCGCGATGGTCACGAGGTCATCGGCTATGCCGCGGTCCGCACGGGGCGTCCTGTCCCGCTGCGCTTCCGGCGCGACAACCGGGACGTCGAGGTGCATGTGCCGGCAGCTATCGAGGTCAACGAGAGCAATGCCCATACGGCTGCGGCGCTCGCTGGTCTGGGTATAGCGCAGGCGCTGGCCTTCACCGTGGCGCCGCACATCGCCCGCGGCGCGCTCGTGTCGGTGCTGGACGACTGGCGACCCACGGCTCTGCCGATCTATCTCGTCTATCCACCCGCCCGCCGACACAACGCGCGTCTTCGGGCATTCGTCGACTGGCTGTCGGAAGCCCTGCCCAGGCGGATCGCCGCAGCAGAATCGGGATCGGTTTTACCCGGAGACTATTGA
- a CDS encoding efflux RND transporter permease subunit, with the protein MNVFAPFIRRPIGTSLLAAGLVLCGSIAYMLLGVAALPSIEVPAVFIQTQMPGANAQTMASTIIAPLERHLGQIPGVDQMYSNSSEGSGFVRLRFSMDRSTDAAARDVQAAINASAADLPAGMPSPPQYFKFDTGQIPVLLVSFTSKSLPPDKLYDVVDTLIRPAVAQIDGVSRVQVFGGTPHAVRVELDTRALSSKGLTANDVSNALHAANVTSPQGLLSDGKAQMTVVANDSIRDAKDFGDILIAMRNNVPVRLSDIARVYNGQQDQYQAAWFQGERSVTMQMSKRPEANSIATADAIRAALPRFRSLLPADAKVTPIFDLTQTTQSALHEVKVALLISIVMVFLVMMVFLRRLGPTLIATLSVPLSLAGAFVVMWTLGYTLNTMSLMALVLCIGFVVDDAIVVIENIVRHMENGSKPMPASLEGVREIGFTVMSITLSLVAVFAPLLFGNNMITKLLREFSVTLAAAVLISAIVSLTLTPALCARYLKHDEPDRQPGRVERALERFDRGFLRLYERGLDWAMRHRRVMRWQPLILLFATFALGFAVVKTAGGNFMPDEDTGMLQADVTADANISPDEMSRRLKRVGEMMQNDPAVADVTTLLGSGNDGAAVGNSGTMFIDLKKKGSGPDLRHESMKEFMDRKGKEYDKLSDVQVFMNPVQFLGGSGGNSNRGQYSFQLISTGGEPLQPWTLKLVRQMRSMKEFRDVGSDFDIVGKQQMLKVDRDAAGRLNVGMGDVDSALYNSFGQRQVSIIYSDINQYWVVLTSAAAQELSPGALLNTYVKNSLGTMIPLSAVAHIEPVATPSAVTHQNQLESADITYNLAPKITPDKGNSLAEEAVRRINLPEGVRMDVTGTNQRMRDAQSNGMVLLVGAILAVYIVLGILYESLGHPLTIISTLPAAGAGAFLAMLVTQTQLTLMAIISVLLLIGIVKKNAILMVDFALVAQREHGMSPVDAIRQAALVRFRPITMTTLVAMGAALPLAIGFGVGSEMRRPLGIAIVGGLLVSQLLTLLSTPAIYLWNHDRKERKVKRLHRRMLKRRYKRWIKIRKARKTR; encoded by the coding sequence GTGAACGTTTTTGCACCTTTCATTCGCCGGCCGATCGGAACCTCGCTGCTTGCGGCGGGGCTCGTGCTGTGCGGCTCCATCGCCTACATGCTGCTCGGCGTGGCGGCCCTGCCGTCCATCGAAGTGCCCGCCGTCTTCATCCAGACGCAGATGCCCGGTGCGAACGCGCAGACGATGGCCTCGACCATCATCGCCCCCCTGGAGCGCCACCTCGGCCAGATCCCGGGTGTGGACCAGATGTATTCCAACAGCTCGGAAGGCAGCGGCTTCGTCCGCCTCCGTTTCAGCATGGACCGCTCCACCGATGCCGCCGCGCGTGACGTGCAGGCCGCGATCAACGCGTCCGCCGCCGACCTGCCGGCCGGCATGCCCAGCCCCCCACAGTACTTTAAGTTCGACACCGGCCAGATTCCCGTTCTGCTGGTGTCGTTCACCTCGAAGTCGCTGCCGCCGGACAAGCTCTACGACGTCGTCGACACCCTGATCCGGCCCGCCGTGGCGCAGATCGATGGCGTGTCGCGCGTACAGGTCTTCGGCGGGACCCCGCACGCCGTGCGCGTTGAGCTGGATACCCGCGCGTTGTCGTCCAAGGGACTCACCGCCAACGATGTGTCCAATGCGCTGCACGCCGCCAACGTGACCTCGCCGCAGGGCCTGCTGTCCGACGGCAAGGCACAGATGACGGTCGTCGCGAACGACAGCATTCGCGACGCGAAGGATTTCGGCGACATCCTCATCGCGATGCGCAACAACGTGCCGGTGCGCCTCTCGGACATCGCCCGCGTCTACAACGGCCAGCAGGACCAGTACCAGGCCGCATGGTTCCAGGGCGAGCGCTCGGTCACCATGCAGATGAGCAAGCGTCCGGAGGCGAATTCCATCGCCACCGCCGACGCGATCCGTGCCGCGCTGCCGCGCTTCCGTTCGCTGCTGCCGGCGGACGCGAAGGTCACCCCCATCTTCGACCTGACCCAGACCACGCAGTCCGCGCTGCACGAGGTCAAGGTCGCGCTGCTGATCAGCATCGTCATGGTCTTCCTGGTCATGATGGTGTTCCTGCGCCGTCTCGGTCCGACGCTGATCGCAACGCTGAGCGTGCCGTTGTCCCTGGCCGGCGCCTTCGTCGTGATGTGGACACTCGGCTATACGCTAAACACGATGTCGCTGATGGCGCTGGTGCTGTGCATCGGCTTCGTCGTCGATGACGCCATCGTGGTCATCGAGAACATCGTCCGGCACATGGAGAACGGCAGCAAACCGATGCCGGCGTCGCTCGAGGGCGTGCGCGAGATCGGCTTCACCGTGATGTCGATCACGCTGTCGCTGGTGGCGGTGTTCGCGCCGCTGCTGTTCGGCAACAACATGATCACCAAGTTGCTGCGCGAGTTCTCGGTGACCCTGGCGGCGGCCGTGCTGATTTCGGCCATCGTGTCGCTGACGCTCACGCCGGCCCTCTGTGCCCGCTATCTCAAGCACGACGAGCCCGACCGCCAGCCAGGCCGCGTCGAGCGCGCGCTGGAACGCTTCGATCGCGGGTTTCTGCGCCTGTATGAGCGCGGACTGGACTGGGCGATGCGCCATCGGCGCGTCATGCGCTGGCAGCCACTCATCCTGCTTTTCGCCACCTTCGCGCTGGGCTTCGCCGTGGTGAAGACCGCCGGTGGCAATTTCATGCCCGACGAGGACACGGGCATGCTGCAGGCCGATGTCACCGCGGACGCCAACATTTCGCCGGACGAGATGTCGCGACGGCTCAAACGCGTCGGCGAAATGATGCAGAACGACCCGGCCGTCGCCGATGTCACCACACTGCTCGGCAGCGGTAACGATGGCGCGGCCGTCGGCAACAGCGGCACCATGTTCATCGATCTGAAGAAGAAGGGGAGCGGCCCGGACCTGCGCCATGAATCCATGAAGGAATTCATGGATCGCAAGGGCAAGGAGTACGACAAGCTCTCCGATGTCCAGGTCTTCATGAATCCCGTGCAGTTCCTCGGCGGGAGCGGGGGCAACAGCAACCGCGGGCAGTACTCGTTCCAGCTGATCAGTACCGGCGGCGAACCGTTGCAGCCCTGGACGCTGAAGCTGGTGCGTCAGATGCGCAGCATGAAGGAGTTCCGCGACGTCGGCAGCGACTTCGACATCGTCGGCAAGCAACAGATGCTGAAGGTGGACCGCGATGCGGCGGGCCGCCTGAACGTCGGCATGGGCGATGTCGATTCGGCGCTGTACAACTCGTTCGGCCAGCGCCAGGTGTCGATCATCTATTCGGACATCAACCAGTACTGGGTGGTGCTGACCTCGGCGGCCGCGCAGGAGCTCAGTCCCGGCGCGCTGCTCAACACGTACGTGAAGAATTCACTCGGCACGATGATTCCGCTCTCGGCGGTGGCGCACATCGAGCCCGTGGCGACGCCGAGTGCGGTCACCCACCAGAACCAGCTCGAATCGGCCGACATCACCTACAACCTCGCGCCGAAGATCACGCCCGATAAGGGCAACAGTCTGGCCGAGGAGGCCGTACGCCGGATCAATTTGCCGGAAGGCGTGCGCATGGACGTCACCGGCACCAATCAGCGCATGCGGGACGCGCAGTCCAACGGCATGGTGCTGCTGGTCGGCGCGATCCTCGCCGTCTACATCGTGCTCGGAATTCTCTACGAGAGTCTCGGCCATCCGTTGACGATCATCTCGACGTTGCCGGCGGCGGGTGCCGGTGCGTTCCTGGCGATGCTGGTCACGCAGACACAGCTGACCCTGATGGCGATCATCTCGGTCTTGCTGTTGATCGGTATCGTCAAGAAGAACGCCATCTTGATGGTCGACTTCGCACTCGTGGCCCAGCGTGAACACGGCATGTCGCCGGTCGACGCGATTCGTCAGGCGGCCCTGGTCCGCTTCCGTCCGATCACCATGACCACCCTCGTCGCGATGGGTGCCGCGCTGCCGCTGGCGATCGGGTTCGGTGTCGGCTCGGAAATGCGGCGGCCGCTCGGTATCGCGATCGTCGGCGGCTTGCTGGTCTCGCAGCTGCTTACGCTCCTGAGTACGCCCGCGATCTACCTGTGGAATCACGACCGCAAGGAGCGCAAGGTGAAGCGCCTACACCGGCGCATGCTGAAGCGTCGGTACAAGCGCTGGATCAAGATCCGCAAGGCGCGCAAGACCCGATAG
- a CDS encoding SDR family NAD(P)-dependent oxidoreductase, giving the protein MKTLATSNIHTTRHAGKIVLVTGGSSGLGLATAERFVREGATVYITGRRQAELDEAAAKLGVIAIQGDIAKAADLDRIFATIREKSGRLDILFANAGGGEFTSLDQVTEAQFDKYFGINVKGTLFTVQKALSLMGPGSAIVLNGSAVSIKGPAAFGVYAATKAAVRSLARTWASDLKGRDIRINVVAPGTVVTPGYKTELGMNDQQIADFTAYTASITPLGRTGTPDEVAAAVSFLASDDASYITGVELFVDGGQTQI; this is encoded by the coding sequence ATGAAAACCCTCGCCACCAGCAACATCCACACCACCCGTCACGCCGGCAAGATCGTCCTGGTCACCGGCGGCAGCTCGGGCCTCGGGCTTGCCACCGCGGAGCGCTTTGTCCGCGAGGGCGCCACCGTGTACATCACCGGCCGCCGCCAGGCCGAGCTGGACGAGGCCGCCGCGAAGCTGGGTGTCATCGCCATCCAGGGCGACATCGCGAAGGCCGCCGATCTCGATCGTATCTTCGCCACGATCCGCGAGAAGAGCGGTCGCCTCGACATCCTGTTCGCCAATGCGGGCGGCGGCGAGTTCACTTCGCTGGACCAGGTGACCGAAGCGCAGTTCGACAAGTACTTCGGGATCAACGTCAAGGGCACGCTGTTCACGGTGCAGAAGGCGCTGTCGCTCATGGGCCCGGGTAGTGCGATCGTGCTCAACGGTTCGGCGGTGTCGATCAAGGGCCCGGCCGCGTTCGGCGTATATGCCGCGACCAAGGCGGCCGTGCGCTCACTGGCGCGGACCTGGGCGAGCGATCTGAAGGGTCGCGACATCCGCATCAATGTGGTGGCGCCGGGCACCGTCGTGACGCCGGGCTACAAGACGGAGCTCGGCATGAACGACCAGCAGATCGCCGACTTCACGGCATATACCGCAAGCATCACGCCACTGGGTCGCACGGGCACGCCGGATGAGGTCGCCGCGGCGGTCTCGTTCCTCGCCTCGGACGATGCGAGCTACATCACCGGTGTCGAGTTGTTCGTGGATGGCGGGCAGACGCAGATCTGA